A genomic segment from Thermostichus lividus PCC 6715 encodes:
- the metE gene encoding 5-methyltetrahydropteroyltriglutamate--homocysteine S-methyltransferase translates to MIIQTATLGYPRIGKNREVKKALEAFWSSKSDAETLLQTVREVEFAHWQTQLQAGIDRIGIGDTTLYDHVLDWSVRLGLIPDRFRHLTGLDQYFAMARGRDGIPALEMTKWFDTNYHYLVPEIDPVLQPADFSDFLETVHRAQTLLGQRAIPIVLGPLTLLRLSRLELNVEQAVSYLLDRYLVLLGELKNLGVVEVQIHEPALVLGDADNFKGAYQLIYDSLGRVGLPIHLVTYFDDLGSAYPWVMELPVAGISLDFTRGRNLDLLQQHGFPADKQLGVGIVDARNVWRVRPESVLSTLETIQSITPNIRLHPSSSLQFVPYDAQREAKLPEPLRNVLSFAEQKLEEVVILAQTLAGGDPSDKLAMVQTQWKAFEQFSPVNPAVQERLRNLTVQALERAMPYEQRKKLQPTLPPLPTTTIGSFPQTTEVRQLRVKLKRGEITQAEYEAAIDAEIAKCIQIQEEAGLDVLVHGEFERTDMVEFFGQQLSGFAFTEQGWVQSYGSRCVRPPIIYGDVARAAPMTIREFKVAQSLTDKVVKGMLTGPVTMINWSFTRTDIPRSEQAMQIAFALRDEVADLEAAGAKMVQIDEPALREGLPLKPERWNEYLSWAVDAFRLAAGVAKPETQIHTHMCYSEFGDIIQHIERLDADVLSIENSRSNNETLFEITDAGYQHQVGNGVYDVHSPAIPSTEQMVQQLKTGIANLPIEQIWVNPDCGLKTRRWEEVIPSLKNMVEAAKIMREEINATQE, encoded by the coding sequence ATGATCATTCAAACTGCAACGCTGGGATATCCCCGCATTGGTAAAAATCGTGAAGTTAAAAAGGCACTAGAAGCCTTCTGGAGCAGTAAGTCCGATGCAGAAACCTTACTGCAAACGGTGCGAGAGGTTGAATTTGCCCACTGGCAGACGCAACTCCAAGCCGGGATTGATCGCATTGGCATTGGCGACACTACCCTTTATGACCATGTGCTGGATTGGAGTGTGCGTTTAGGGCTAATTCCTGATCGCTTTCGTCATCTGACTGGACTGGATCAATACTTTGCAATGGCGCGAGGCAGGGATGGCATTCCGGCACTGGAAATGACCAAATGGTTTGATACCAACTATCACTATCTGGTGCCCGAAATCGACCCAGTTCTGCAACCAGCAGATTTTAGCGATTTCCTGGAAACAGTGCATCGTGCCCAAACTCTCTTGGGTCAACGGGCAATTCCCATCGTGTTAGGACCGCTCACACTGCTGCGACTCAGTCGTCTGGAGTTAAACGTAGAGCAAGCGGTTTCCTATCTGCTCGATCGCTATCTTGTCTTACTGGGTGAACTGAAAAATCTGGGTGTGGTCGAGGTACAAATCCATGAGCCTGCTCTGGTTCTGGGAGATGCCGACAATTTCAAAGGAGCTTATCAGTTAATCTATGATTCTCTCGGTCGAGTCGGTTTGCCAATCCATCTTGTTACCTACTTTGATGATTTGGGGTCTGCCTATCCCTGGGTGATGGAATTGCCTGTGGCTGGCATCAGTTTAGACTTCACCCGTGGGCGCAATTTAGACTTACTCCAGCAGCATGGTTTCCCAGCAGATAAACAGTTGGGTGTGGGCATTGTCGATGCGCGGAACGTCTGGAGAGTTCGACCTGAATCGGTATTATCAACGCTAGAAACCATTCAAAGCATCACGCCAAATATCAGATTGCACCCTTCCTCATCTCTGCAATTTGTGCCCTACGATGCCCAGCGAGAAGCCAAACTACCAGAACCCCTGAGAAATGTGTTGAGTTTTGCGGAACAAAAGCTGGAAGAAGTCGTAATTCTGGCACAAACCTTGGCTGGGGGTGATCCGAGCGACAAATTGGCAATGGTGCAAACGCAGTGGAAAGCCTTTGAGCAGTTCAGCCCCGTGAATCCAGCCGTACAGGAGCGACTCCGCAACCTGACTGTTCAGGCTCTGGAGCGTGCTATGCCCTACGAGCAACGCAAAAAACTCCAGCCAACGCTGCCGCCCTTGCCGACAACGACCATTGGCTCGTTTCCCCAAACCACAGAGGTACGGCAACTGCGAGTCAAGCTCAAACGGGGTGAAATCACTCAAGCCGAGTACGAAGCGGCGATCGATGCAGAGATTGCCAAATGCATTCAAATTCAAGAGGAAGCTGGGCTAGATGTGTTGGTGCATGGCGAGTTTGAGCGCACGGACATGGTGGAATTCTTTGGGCAGCAACTCTCTGGGTTCGCCTTTACCGAGCAGGGTTGGGTGCAAAGCTATGGCAGTCGCTGTGTGCGTCCGCCCATTATATATGGAGATGTAGCGCGAGCTGCACCGATGACGATTCGGGAGTTCAAGGTGGCACAATCCCTCACCGACAAAGTTGTCAAGGGAATGCTAACTGGCCCTGTAACTATGATCAACTGGTCGTTTACTCGCACGGATATTCCCCGCAGTGAACAGGCGATGCAGATTGCCTTCGCCTTGCGAGATGAAGTCGCAGATTTAGAAGCGGCGGGCGCGAAGATGGTGCAAATTGATGAACCCGCTCTGCGGGAGGGATTGCCCCTGAAGCCAGAACGCTGGAATGAGTATCTGTCTTGGGCAGTCGATGCGTTCCGTTTGGCGGCAGGAGTTGCCAAGCCGGAAACTCAAATTCACACCCACATGTGCTACTCCGAGTTTGGCGACATTATTCAGCACATTGAGCGTCTGGATGCAGATGTGTTGTCGATCGAGAATAGCCGCAGTAACAATGAAACTCTATTTGAAATTACGGATGCAGGCTACCAACATCAAGTTGGCAACGGTGTCTATGATGTCCATAGTCCAGCTATCCCTAGCACTGAACAGATGGTTCAGCAGCTCAAAACTGGGATTGCCAATCTACCGATCGAACAGATTTGGGTCAACCCTGATTGCGGATTGAAAACTCGCCGTTGGGAAGAAGTGATTCCGTCGCTGAAAAACATGGTGGAAGCCGCAAAAATCATGCGGGAGGAAATCAATGCGACCCAGGAGTGA
- a CDS encoding type II toxin-antitoxin system Phd/YefM family antitoxin, with amino-acid sequence MQQVDIADAQTQINQLLQSALQGEEVIITRIDFSPP; translated from the coding sequence ATGCAACAAGTTGATATTGCCGACGCTCAAACTCAAATTAACCAACTTCTGCAATCTGCCCTGCAAGGCGAAGAAGTGATTATCACCCGCATTGACTTCTCCCCTCCTTGA
- a CDS encoding DNA methyltransferase — MRTELIWEGKYDEYGNRREVDIAGCAMPMQKIESIDEPRRAAAATGQLELFEQQNPRVDDFRNRLIWGDNKLVMASLLQEFKGKIDLIYIDPPFDVGEDFTMDVPIGEDKDTLEKDQSTLEMVAYRDMWGMNTDSYLHMMYERLTLIRDLLSEKGILYVHCDWHMNYFLRALLNEIFHVDNFLNECIWYYYNKMHDVRKPIFPRSHDTILSYAKQKGGHTFNLQLEKRDKPVTQLVRKKVDGRMVNARDQDGNVLYQQRDERTVDDIWRIPMIQPADKSQNTGYATQKNELILERIIQASSNEGDLVADFFCGSGTTGAVAERLGRRWIMCDLGRFAIHTSRKRLIELQRKLHSEGKPYRAFDVYNLGRYERQWWQKDRLQGADEEHRRVILEFFKAEILTNPPSPLLHGRKAGAFCHVDGIDSIFTREEAKQVAQAVASAGGRECYCLAWEFEMDLHLTVNALVQELGVKLKLVQIPREIMEKNRKAPPPFLEVAVLAAEPVYRSSPLSPSGRGAGGEGLRTVDIKLTQFIPSLAEVPTKELEAIKERAIKSGFDFIDFWAVDFNWQPGKPFTHDWQDYRTRKDRSLKTISDAGYTYPEPGKYTACVKVVDTFGCDTSITVEIDV; from the coding sequence ATGCGGACGGAACTGATCTGGGAGGGCAAGTATGACGAGTATGGCAACCGGCGAGAGGTGGATATTGCCGGGTGTGCCATGCCCATGCAGAAGATTGAAAGCATCGACGAACCGCGGCGGGCGGCGGCGGCAACGGGGCAGTTGGAACTGTTTGAGCAGCAGAATCCCCGTGTGGATGACTTTCGCAATCGGCTGATCTGGGGCGACAACAAGCTGGTGATGGCTTCCCTGTTGCAAGAGTTTAAGGGCAAGATTGACCTGATTTATATTGATCCGCCGTTTGATGTGGGCGAAGACTTTACGATGGATGTGCCGATTGGTGAGGATAAAGATACTCTTGAGAAAGATCAGTCCACTCTTGAAATGGTTGCATATCGAGATATGTGGGGTATGAACACAGATTCTTACCTTCACATGATGTATGAACGGCTGACTCTCATACGAGATCTGTTATCTGAAAAGGGAATTCTTTATGTTCATTGTGATTGGCACATGAACTATTTTCTACGTGCGCTTCTAAACGAAATCTTTCATGTTGATAATTTTCTAAACGAGTGTATTTGGTATTACTACAACAAGATGCATGACGTGAGGAAGCCAATCTTTCCTCGTTCACACGACACAATCCTTTCATATGCAAAACAGAAAGGGGGACATACTTTTAATCTCCAGCTAGAGAAGCGAGATAAACCTGTGACTCAACTTGTACGGAAAAAAGTTGACGGTCGAATGGTAAACGCAAGAGATCAGGATGGAAATGTTCTTTATCAGCAACGTGACGAAAGAACGGTAGATGATATATGGCGCATTCCGATGATTCAACCAGCAGACAAATCTCAAAATACAGGATATGCCACACAGAAGAATGAGCTTATCTTAGAACGCATCATCCAAGCCTCTTCCAACGAAGGCGATCTGGTTGCCGATTTCTTTTGTGGCAGTGGCACCACCGGGGCGGTTGCCGAGCGGTTGGGGCGCAGGTGGATTATGTGTGATTTGGGGCGGTTTGCCATCCACACCTCGCGCAAGCGGCTGATTGAGCTACAGCGCAAACTGCACAGTGAGGGCAAACCCTATCGCGCCTTTGATGTTTATAACTTGGGGCGCTACGAGCGGCAGTGGTGGCAAAAAGACCGCTTGCAGGGGGCGGATGAAGAACATCGGCGGGTGATTCTGGAGTTTTTCAAAGCCGAAATTCTCACCAACCCACCCTCACCCCTGCTGCATGGGCGCAAAGCGGGGGCATTTTGCCATGTGGATGGTATTGACTCCATCTTTACCCGTGAGGAAGCCAAACAGGTCGCCCAAGCGGTTGCCTCTGCGGGCGGGCGGGAGTGCTATTGCCTCGCTTGGGAATTTGAGATGGACTTGCACTTAACGGTGAATGCCCTGGTGCAGGAGTTGGGCGTAAAGCTCAAGCTGGTGCAGATTCCCCGCGAGATTATGGAGAAGAATCGCAAGGCACCGCCGCCATTTTTGGAAGTTGCCGTCCTTGCCGCCGAACCCGTTTATCGTTCTTCCCCCCTCTCCCCCTCTGGGAGAGGGGCCGGGGGTGAGGGACTCCGCACCGTAGACATCAAACTTACTCAGTTCATCCCATCTCTTGCCGAAGTGCCCACCAAAGAACTGGAAGCGATCAAGGAACGAGCTATTAAAAGCGGCTTTGATTTTATTGACTTCTGGGCGGTAGATTTTAACTGGCAACCGGGCAAGCCCTTCACCCACGACTGGCAAGATTATCGCACCCGCAAAGATCGCAGCCTCAAAACCATCAGCGATGCGGGCTACACCTACCCCGAACCGGGCAAATACACCGCCTGCGTCAAAGTGGTGGATACCTTCGGCTGCGACACCTCGATTACCGTAGAAATAGATGTTTAG
- a CDS encoding type II toxin-antitoxin system VapC family toxin, translated as MKLLLDTHTFLWFINDSPELSSSAADLLESDVDLLLSTASLWEIAIKVSLNKLMLPDSYQG; from the coding sequence ATGAAACTACTCCTGGATACGCATACCTTTCTCTGGTTCATTAACGATAGTCCCGAACTGAGTAGCTCTGCTGCCGATCTTTTGGAGTCTGATGTTGATTTACTCCTCAGTACAGCTAGTCTCTGGGAAATCGCGATCAAAGTCAGCCTGAATAAACTGATGTTACCTGATAGTTATCAAGGTTAA
- a CDS encoding DUF2281 domain-containing protein: MSPAKRRQRGSAKGQIWMAPDFDAPLEDFQEYRS; this comes from the coding sequence TTGTCTCCTGCCAAACGACGACAACGAGGCAGTGCCAAAGGTCAAATCTGGATGGCTCCTGACTTTGATGCACCCCTTGAAGACTTTCAGGAGTATAGGTCATGA